In a genomic window of bacterium:
- the yidD gene encoding membrane protein insertion efficiency factor YidD, which translates to MPAWRTVVLAALVLLTAAGDGLADGRADEPGEPPRDPAGLALDFYQHYLSSLRHARCRFHPSCSEYARLAIARHGLFGGAARAADRLMRCNASAGRFYAR; encoded by the coding sequence ATGCCGGCATGGAGGACGGTCGTGTTGGCCGCGCTCGTCCTGCTGACCGCCGCCGGCGACGGGCTCGCCGACGGACGCGCCGACGAGCCGGGCGAGCCGCCCCGCGATCCGGCCGGCCTGGCCCTGGACTTCTATCAGCACTACCTCTCCTCGCTGCGGCACGCCCGCTGCCGCTTCCACCCCAGCTGCTCGGAATACGCGCGCCTGGCCATCGCCCGTCACGGCCTGTTCGGCGGCGCCGCGCGGGCCGCCGACCGGCTCATGCGCTGCAACGCCTCGGCGGGGCGCTTCTACGCGCG